One genomic segment of Rivularia sp. PCC 7116 includes these proteins:
- a CDS encoding DUF2854 domain-containing protein translates to MLRKISLGTVGLIIGGILTIIGFVSYGVHNATLNLIGFFYGIPILLGGLALKANELKPVPFVPPTPESVLSLREQKATETQNQVRKDITRYRYGIDVHLDKALSHLGLGQLDEELPEVLALREMEIDGNYALIIDFDSPQVPLDTWEQKQSKMTSFFGPGVDVKIAQPEEEKIELTLVTTSEAEEAKS, encoded by the coding sequence ATGCTGCGTAAAATTTCTTTGGGAACTGTGGGTTTAATTATCGGCGGAATTTTAACTATAATTGGTTTCGTATCTTATGGAGTCCATAATGCTACGCTTAATCTGATCGGCTTTTTTTACGGGATTCCCATACTATTAGGAGGGCTTGCACTTAAAGCCAACGAGTTAAAACCCGTACCGTTTGTGCCCCCGACACCAGAATCTGTTTTGTCTCTCAGAGAGCAGAAAGCAACAGAAACTCAAAATCAAGTTCGTAAAGATATCACTCGGTATCGTTATGGAATTGATGTTCATTTAGATAAAGCTTTAAGTCATCTAGGATTAGGACAATTAGACGAAGAGTTGCCCGAAGTTTTAGCATTACGGGAAATGGAAATTGACGGAAATTATGCTTTAATCATAGATTTTGATTCACCCCAAGTACCGTTAGACACTTGGGAACAGAAGCAGAGCAAAATGACTAGCTTTTTTGGTCCTGGGGTGGACGTGAAAATAGCACAGCCAGAAGAGGAAAAAATCGAGTTAACATTAGTCACGACTTCAGAAGCTGAAGAAGCGAAATCCTAG
- a CDS encoding chlororespiratory reduction protein 7, with translation MPDPLMYQQDDYVVLETNQPEKFLTSTELLEKLKQTLQQLGEEELPHDLKKIDSLEAQAQYLLDTSCELDVGSPGQYLQWYAVRLEK, from the coding sequence ATGCCAGATCCCTTAATGTACCAGCAAGATGATTATGTAGTCTTGGAAACTAATCAGCCAGAAAAGTTTCTCACTTCCACCGAGTTGCTGGAAAAACTGAAACAAACTTTGCAACAACTCGGGGAAGAAGAATTACCGCATGATTTAAAAAAAATTGATTCCCTCGAAGCCCAAGCACAATACTTACTTGACACTAGCTGCGAATTGGATGTTGGTTCGCCGGGACAATATTTACAGTGGTATGCGGTACGTTTGGAAAAGTAA
- a CDS encoding PleD family two-component system response regulator: MSGISPTSFSTKPPLILVADDDKAIRTLLCEYMDNEGYRVADVTNGRECLDAYISLKPDLVLLDALMPVMDGFTCCHELMQIARNNLALALANFDSESYASTSVISKLWERTPILMITGLDDPVSVDRAFGSGASDYVTKPIHWAVLRQRVRRLLQQAQLYKQLEAANQALQELANMDGLTGLANRRRFDQYLNNQWMNLAGSDKPLSLILCDIDFFKRFNDKYGHPAGDLCLQKVGAVLNGAAQKNQDLVARYGGEEFAVIMPNTHAPGAVHVAALMQSGVRELQVEHLESGISNYVTLSLGVTTTIPNFESSPSDLILAADKALYQAKQEGRNRIVLRQVNY; encoded by the coding sequence ATGTCAGGCATAAGCCCAACTTCTTTTTCTACCAAACCTCCGTTGATTTTGGTGGCTGATGACGATAAAGCCATACGAACACTACTATGTGAATATATGGACAATGAAGGATATCGTGTAGCTGATGTCACCAATGGACGAGAATGTTTAGATGCATACATTAGTTTAAAACCGGACTTGGTTTTATTAGATGCATTAATGCCAGTGATGGATGGCTTTACCTGTTGTCACGAACTGATGCAGATTGCTAGAAATAATTTAGCTTTAGCTTTGGCAAACTTTGATAGTGAGTCTTATGCAAGCACCAGTGTAATTTCCAAACTGTGGGAACGTACTCCAATACTAATGATTACTGGTTTAGACGATCCAGTATCAGTAGATCGTGCATTTGGCTCGGGAGCTAGCGATTACGTTACCAAGCCTATTCATTGGGCAGTTTTACGCCAAAGGGTACGACGATTATTGCAACAAGCTCAACTATATAAACAGTTAGAAGCTGCGAATCAGGCTTTGCAGGAACTGGCTAACATGGATGGCTTAACTGGGTTGGCTAATCGTCGCAGGTTCGATCAGTATTTAAATAATCAGTGGATGAATTTAGCAGGTTCTGACAAACCACTGTCGCTAATTTTATGTGACATCGATTTTTTTAAACGTTTCAATGATAAATACGGACACCCAGCAGGAGATTTATGTTTACAAAAGGTGGGTGCTGTTTTAAATGGTGCTGCACAAAAAAATCAAGATTTAGTTGCGCGTTATGGAGGAGAAGAATTTGCCGTAATTATGCCAAATACTCATGCACCTGGTGCAGTCCATGTTGCAGCTTTGATGCAGTCGGGAGTTCGAGAGCTACAAGTAGAACATTTGGAATCTGGGATTAGCAATTATGTAACTCTGAGTTTGGGTGTCACCACCACCATACCCAATTTTGAGTCTTCGCCAAGCGATTTAATTTTGGCAGCAGATAAAGCACTTTACCAAGCAAAACAAGAAGGTCGCAATCGTATAGTCCTCAGACAGGTAAACTATTAG